A single window of Vigna unguiculata cultivar IT97K-499-35 chromosome 1, ASM411807v1, whole genome shotgun sequence DNA harbors:
- the LOC114193549 gene encoding uncharacterized protein LOC114193549: MNPKSPLQFLLILLLALSCVMSSAAAVQTRRLLPNRENLSTQISSDKGVEELRSGEGLFDMAEEFMERRIDFENNDYPGTGANNRHDPKTPGTP, encoded by the exons atgaaccCTAAATCTCCTCTGCAATTTCTCCTTATCCTTCTTCTGGCCCTTTCATGTGTTATGTCTTCTGCTGCTGCTGTACAAACCA GAAGGCTTTTGCCAAACAGAGAAAACCTCTCAACCCAAATTTCATCAGATAag GGTGTTGAGGAACTGAGAAGTGGAGAAGGTTTGTTTGATATGGCAGAAGAGTTTATGGAGAGAaggattgattttgaaaataatgattatccaGGGACTGGAGCAAACAACAGACATGATCCAAAGACACCAGGAACACCTTGA